Genomic segment of Leifsonia sp. Root1293:
CCCCGCGGCGCCGGCCCTGTGCCAGCGCTCGTGCGCGACCGCGACTGCTACGTCGCCGGGGTCGCCGGCGGCCTCGCGACGCATCTGCGATGGCCTCCGCTCGTGGTGCGCATCATCTTCGTCGTCACGGGCCTGTTCGGCGCTGGAGTGCTGCTCTACATCTGGCTCTGGGCGCTGACTCCCTGGGCTGAGCCGACGGATGCCGCCCCTCGGGTCACACGGAGAGCCCCTGTCGCCTGGATCCTCGTCGCCCTCGCCATCGGCGGTGCGGCCACGGCGATCGGCCAGGCACGCACCTCCTACGACCTCGCGGTCGGCGACCCGATCCCCTGGATCCCGACGGTCGTCGTCACGGTCCTCCTCGCCGTGGCCGCTGCGGCCTGGGCCGGCTTCATCGACCGGCGCGACCCCGCGCGCGGGCGTCGCACCGAACTGGCGGTGCGGCTCGTGGCCACGGGCGCTCTCGCGGTGCTCGCCGTGGTGCTGCTGAGCGGGCCGAACTACGGCCAGAGCCCGACGATCGTGTTCCTCGCCGCATTATTCGTCGTCGTCGGCATCGGTCTGCTCTACGCGCCGTCGCTCGTGACGCTCTGGAACGATCTCGCCACGGAGAGAGTCGCCCGCATCCGGGACGAGCAGCGCAGCGAGATCGCGGCACACCTTCACGACTCCGTGCTGCAGACCCTCGCCCTCATCCAGAACCGTGCCGGAGCGTCGAGCGAGGCCGGCCGCCTCGCCCGCGCGCAGGAACGCGAGCTGCGCAGCTGGCTGTTCGAGGGGGACTCTCCCGCAGACAGCGATCTCGCCACCGACCTGCGCGACTTCGCCTCCGCGCTCGAACTCGACTATCCGGTGCGCATCGAGGTCGTCGCCGTCGGGTCGTCGACCGAGCGTGCCAGCGGCGAGCTCGCCGCTGCCGCGCGCGAGGCCATGCTCAACGCGGCCAGGCACGCCGGCGGAGACGTCTCGGTCTACATCGAGGGCGCTGCGACCGCCGTCGACGTGTTCGTGCGCGATCGAGGACCCGGCTTCGACGTGGCATCCGTCGCCTCGGATCGCCTGGGGGTTCGCGAGTCGATCATCGGCC
This window contains:
- a CDS encoding ATP-binding protein; translated protein: MSTASARRLDAQNARPSAPRGAGPVPALVRDRDCYVAGVAGGLATHLRWPPLVVRIIFVVTGLFGAGVLLYIWLWALTPWAEPTDAAPRVTRRAPVAWILVALAIGGAATAIGQARTSYDLAVGDPIPWIPTVVVTVLLAVAAAAWAGFIDRRDPARGRRTELAVRLVATGALAVLAVVLLSGPNYGQSPTIVFLAALFVVVGIGLLYAPSLVTLWNDLATERVARIRDEQRSEIAAHLHDSVLQTLALIQNRAGASSEAGRLARAQERELRSWLFEGDSPADSDLATDLRDFASALELDYPVRIEVVAVGSSTERASGELAAAAREAMLNAARHAGGDVSVYIEGAATAVDVFVRDRGPGFDVASVASDRLGVRESIIGRMRRAGGRGTVGPGAGGVGTEVHLRFETGEAQRG